A region from the Chloroflexota bacterium genome encodes:
- a CDS encoding glutamine synthetase, whose protein sequence is MADVLSKLRTTDIQLVRFLYCDNAGVIRGKASHSDGLESRMEGGIGLTVAMQAMNLLDQLQAVEGMGPVGEIRLIPDADTFVVLPYAARSGLMLADMQTRDGKPWGACPRSFLKRMIRRATNEGLQVKAAFEPEWSLAVRVDDRYVPFDESLCFSTVGFQTAATVIDEIVEALTKQGLRVEQYHPELGSGQQELSIGYAPALRAADNQILYRETIRAVAFKHGYFASFAPKPWPDQAGNGCHIHLSVWDPTGEENLFFDRAAPYQLGPLGRHFAAGLLEHLPGLVALTCPSYNSYHRLQPRSWSSAFTCWGPDNREAAVRVASTYAGQEMRSINLELKSADNSANPYIALGGVIAAGLDGITRRLELREEQLVLVDPDTIPDEERAERGINRLPDSLSAAVDALEADEVLMDALGPLLATSYVAVRRSEWGAFSSQGSAFEHKHHFWKY, encoded by the coding sequence ATGGCCGATGTCCTGAGCAAGCTCCGCACGACTGACATTCAGCTGGTGCGGTTTCTGTACTGCGACAACGCCGGTGTCATCCGCGGCAAGGCGTCGCACAGCGACGGGCTTGAGAGCCGCATGGAGGGCGGCATCGGGCTGACGGTGGCGATGCAGGCGATGAACCTGCTCGATCAGCTCCAGGCGGTCGAGGGGATGGGCCCGGTCGGCGAGATCCGCCTGATCCCCGATGCTGACACGTTCGTGGTGCTGCCGTATGCCGCCCGCTCGGGGCTGATGCTGGCGGACATGCAGACGCGCGACGGCAAGCCGTGGGGGGCGTGCCCGCGCAGCTTCCTGAAGCGGATGATCCGCCGCGCGACCAACGAGGGGCTGCAGGTCAAGGCGGCTTTCGAGCCGGAATGGTCGCTGGCGGTGCGCGTCGACGACCGCTACGTGCCGTTTGACGAGTCGCTGTGCTTCAGCACGGTCGGGTTTCAGACGGCGGCGACGGTGATCGACGAGATCGTGGAGGCGCTGACGAAGCAGGGGCTGCGCGTCGAGCAGTATCACCCGGAGCTGGGCAGCGGCCAGCAGGAGCTGTCCATCGGCTACGCCCCGGCCCTGCGGGCGGCCGACAACCAGATCCTGTACCGCGAGACGATCCGTGCCGTGGCCTTCAAGCACGGCTACTTCGCCTCGTTCGCGCCGAAGCCCTGGCCGGACCAGGCGGGCAACGGCTGCCACATCCACCTCTCGGTCTGGGATCCGACCGGCGAGGAGAACCTGTTCTTCGACCGGGCTGCGCCGTATCAGCTCGGCCCGCTCGGGCGGCACTTCGCGGCCGGCCTGCTGGAGCATCTGCCGGGCCTCGTGGCGCTGACCTGCCCGAGCTACAACAGCTACCACCGGTTGCAGCCGCGCTCGTGGAGCTCGGCGTTCACCTGCTGGGGGCCGGACAACCGCGAGGCGGCCGTCCGCGTGGCGAGCACCTACGCCGGCCAGGAGATGCGCTCGATCAACCTGGAGCTGAAGTCGGCGGACAACAGCGCGAATCCATACATCGCCCTTGGCGGGGTGATCGCGGCGGGCCTGGACGGCATCACGCGGCGGCTTGAGCTGCGCGAGGAGCAACTCGTACTGGTGGACCCGGACACCATCCCCGACGAGGAGCGCGCCGAGCGTGGCATCAACCGGCTGCCGGACTCGCTGTCGGCGGCAGTGGACGCGCTGGAAGCCGACGAGGTGCTGATGGACGCGCTCGGGCCACTGCTGGCGACCTCCTACGTGGCCGTGCGCCGCTCGGAGTGGGGCGCGTTCTCCAGCCAGGGCTCGGCCTTCGAACACAAGCACCACTTTTGGAAATACTGA